One segment of Drosophila mauritiana strain mau12 chromosome 3R, ASM438214v1, whole genome shotgun sequence DNA contains the following:
- the LOC117142746 gene encoding leucine-rich repeat-containing protein 40 isoform X1 yields the protein MMNFSNVELGSFRGAQECDQASAFGGDFDFGHSCFTHYGCPSDMSDKAARGRGNPSTSRIPRCAQSPRQAPVVHSPRTNCAFRPIFHERSTHEDDQVLTQELWKLARKSGTLNLSNKALARVPKRLYDINEADADSKAVNLEQLTIKEEDAWWNQVPLNNLDLSSNTLTHISPKIENLQSLTVLTLHDNALVELPPEIGKLEKLMRLNVSHNKLSQLPREMYSLPELRHLNISYNEFDELNPDISDLHMLEFLDGGHNNIQSLPGGIGFLVRLTALLLPNNHIKELPPDLVNMRSLQKIDLMHNDLTSLPEDMGLLRKLECLYLQHNDILELPEFEGNEALSELHASNNFIKIIPKAMCSNLPHLKILDLRDNKITELPDELCLLRNLNRLDVSNNTISVLPVTLSSLAHLISLQVEGNPIKTIRRDILQCGTTRILKTLHDRALAKAKEEGGGVDDASTSAGISVTRLRGGQMDDSDIPGNFPDSFHTQQRQNGFQCHCPYPCQQQQMQQQFCVYEPLRNCQQYDRQTQGHIYEPENYQQQHQNGSLRSLFVQQQQQRMEYPYPGCFMYQQQQQQQFSYEQDPSSRSAVHPRWVYKLRHTRTLAVNLEELTSVPDQVFQIARDEGVHVVDFARNQLSTLPNGLQHMKDLVTELVLSNNVIGYVPQFISQFTRLSFLNLSNNLLNDLPTEFGVLNTLRELNIANNRFPCIPNCVYELQGLEILIASENHIKMLNVSGLQNMRRLSTLDLRNNDIETVPPILGNLTNITHLELVGNPFRQPRHQILMKGTDAIMSYLRDRIPT from the exons ATGATGAA CTTCAGCAACGTAGAACTTGGCTCGTTCCGCGGTGCCCAGGAATGTGACCAGGCATCCGCATTTGGCGGCGACTTCGACTTTGGCCATTCCTGCTTCACCCACTACGGCTGTCCCAGCGACATGAGCGACAAAGCAGCCCGAGGACGGGGTAATCCCTCCACCAGCCGGATTCCTCGCTGCGCCCAAAGTCCACGCCAAGCCCCAGTGGTCCACTCACCCAGGACAAACTGTGCCTTTCGCCCGATTTTTCACGAGAGGAGCACTCACGAGGACGACCAGGTGCTCACCCAAGAACTGTGGAAGCTGGCGCGGAAATCGGGCACCCTGAATCTTTCCAACAAGGCATTGGCCAGAG TGCCCAAGCGACTGTACGACATTAATGAGGCGGATGCGGACAGCAAGGCCGTAAATCTAGAGCAGCTAACGATTAAGGAGGAGGATGCCTGGTGGAACCAAGTGCCATTGAACAACCTGGACCTGAGCTCAAACACTTTAACGCACATATCGCCAAAGATCGAGAATCTGCAATCACTTACCGTGCTTACG CTGCACGATAATGCTTTGGTGGAGTTACCACCGGAGATCGGCAAGCTGGAAAAGCTAATGCGCCTTAATGTGAGCCACAACAAGCTCAGCCAGCTGCCCCGTGAGATGTACAGTCTACCGGAGCTGCGGCACCTCAACATCTCGTACAACGAGTTCGACGAACTCAACCCGGACATCAGTGACCTTCACATGCTTGAGTTTTTG GACGGTGGGCATAACAATATTCAATCCCTGCCCGGCGGCATTGGGTTCCTGGTGCGTCTAACTGCGCTCTTGTTGCCCAATAATCACATCAAGGAACTGCCGCCCGATCTTGTTAATATGCGCT CTTTGCAAAAGATTGATCTGATGCATAACGACCTGACCAGCTTGCCGGAGGATATGGGCCTGTTGAGAAAGCTGGAATGCCTTTATCTGCAGCATAACGACATACTGGAACTGCCAGAGTTCGAGGGAAACGAGGCGTTGAGCGAGCTACACGCCAGCAATAATTTCATTAAG ATCATACCAAAAGCTATGTGTAGTAACTTGCCACACCTGAAGATACTGGATTTGCGGGACAATAAGATCACGGAGCTGCCCGATGAGCTGTGCCTGCTGCGCAATCTAAACCGTCTCGATGTGTCCAATAATACGATCAGCGTGCTGCCGGTCACATTGTCCTCCTTGGCCCACCTGATTAGCCTGCAGGTGGAGGGAAATCCCATAAAGACAATCAGACGCGACATCCTGCAGTGTGGAACAACGCGGATCTTAAAGACCCTGCACGATAGAGCTTTGGCCAAGGCCAAGGAGGAGGGAGGTGGCGTCGACGACGCGTCCACGTCAGCGGGCATCAGTGTTACCCGTTTGCGTGGTGGCCAAATGGACGACAGTGATATACCCGGAAACTTTCCGGATAG CTTTCACACCCAGCAACGGCAGAACGGATTCCAATGTCATTGTCCATATCcatgccagcagcagcaaatgcagcagcagTTTTGTGTGTATGAACCGCTCAGAAATTGTCAGCAATATGATCGCCAGACCCAGGGGCACATATATGAGCCCGAGaactaccagcagcagcatcagaaTGGCAGCTTGAGATCACTTTTtgtgcaacagcaacagcagcgaatGGAGTATCCATATCCAGGTTGCTTTATgtaccaacagcagcagcaacagcagttcTCCTATGAGCAGGATCCATCCTCTCGCTCAGCTGTCCATCCACGTTGGGT ATACAAACTACGACATACACGTACATTAGCTGTCAATCTGGAGGAGCTCACGTCAGTGCCTGATCAAGTGTTCCAGATCGCCAGGGATGAGGGAGTGCATGTGGTGGACTTTGCGCGCAACCAGCTGAGCACTTTGCCCAATGG ACTGCAGCACATGAAAGATCTAGTCACGGAGCTAGTTTTATCCAACAATGTCATCGGCTATGTTCCACAGTTCATCTCCCAGTTTACACGTTTATCTTTCTTGAATTTGTCCAACAATCTGTTGAATGACCTGCCCACGGAATTTGGTGTCTTGAATACATTGCGTGAACTAAACATTGCAAACAATCG cttTCCGTGTATTCCCAACTGTGTATACGAGTTGCAAGGTCTGGAGATCCTCATTGCCAGTGAGAACcacataaaaatgttaaatgtaTCGGGTCTGCAGAACATGCGACGTTTGAGCACATTGGATTTGCGCAATAACGATATTGAGACAGTGCCACCAATTTTGGGGAACCTGACAAACATAAC TCACTTGGAGCTGGTGGGCAATCCCTTTCGACAGCCCCGCCACCAAATCCTGATGAAGGGCACCGACGCCATCATGTCTTATTTGCGCGATCGCATACCCACATAG
- the LOC117142746 gene encoding leucine-rich repeat-containing protein 40 isoform X3, with product MMNFSNVELGSFRGAQECDQASAFGGDFDFGHSCFTHYGCPSDMSDKAARGRGNPSTSRIPRCAQSPRQAPVVHSPRTNCAFRPIFHERSTHEDDQVLTQELWKLARKSGTLNLSNKALARVPKRLYDINEADADSKAVNLEQLTIKEEDAWWNQVPLNNLDLSSNTLTHISPKIENLQSLTVLTLHDNALVELPPEIGKLEKLMRLNVSHNKLSQLPREMYSLPELRHLNISYNEFDELNPDISDLHMLEFLDGGHNNIQSLPGGIGFLVRLTALLLPNNHIKELPPDLVNMRSLQKIDLMHNDLTSLPEDMGLLRKLECLYLQHNDILELPEFEGNEALSELHASNNFIKIIPKAMCSNLPHLKILDLRDNKITELPDELCLLRNLNRLDVSNNTISVLPVTLSSLAHLISLQVEGNPIKTIRRDILQCGTTRILKTLHDRALAKAKEEGGGVDDASTSAGISVTRLRGGQMDDSDIPGNFPDRYKLRHTRTLAVNLEELTSVPDQVFQIARDEGVHVVDFARNQLSTLPNGLQHMKDLVTELVLSNNVIGYVPQFISQFTRLSFLNLSNNLLNDLPTEFGVLNTLRELNIANNRFPCIPNCVYELQGLEILIASENHIKMLNVSGLQNMRRLSTLDLRNNDIETVPPILGNLTNITHLELVGNPFRQPRHQILMKGTDAIMSYLRDRIPT from the exons ATGATGAA CTTCAGCAACGTAGAACTTGGCTCGTTCCGCGGTGCCCAGGAATGTGACCAGGCATCCGCATTTGGCGGCGACTTCGACTTTGGCCATTCCTGCTTCACCCACTACGGCTGTCCCAGCGACATGAGCGACAAAGCAGCCCGAGGACGGGGTAATCCCTCCACCAGCCGGATTCCTCGCTGCGCCCAAAGTCCACGCCAAGCCCCAGTGGTCCACTCACCCAGGACAAACTGTGCCTTTCGCCCGATTTTTCACGAGAGGAGCACTCACGAGGACGACCAGGTGCTCACCCAAGAACTGTGGAAGCTGGCGCGGAAATCGGGCACCCTGAATCTTTCCAACAAGGCATTGGCCAGAG TGCCCAAGCGACTGTACGACATTAATGAGGCGGATGCGGACAGCAAGGCCGTAAATCTAGAGCAGCTAACGATTAAGGAGGAGGATGCCTGGTGGAACCAAGTGCCATTGAACAACCTGGACCTGAGCTCAAACACTTTAACGCACATATCGCCAAAGATCGAGAATCTGCAATCACTTACCGTGCTTACG CTGCACGATAATGCTTTGGTGGAGTTACCACCGGAGATCGGCAAGCTGGAAAAGCTAATGCGCCTTAATGTGAGCCACAACAAGCTCAGCCAGCTGCCCCGTGAGATGTACAGTCTACCGGAGCTGCGGCACCTCAACATCTCGTACAACGAGTTCGACGAACTCAACCCGGACATCAGTGACCTTCACATGCTTGAGTTTTTG GACGGTGGGCATAACAATATTCAATCCCTGCCCGGCGGCATTGGGTTCCTGGTGCGTCTAACTGCGCTCTTGTTGCCCAATAATCACATCAAGGAACTGCCGCCCGATCTTGTTAATATGCGCT CTTTGCAAAAGATTGATCTGATGCATAACGACCTGACCAGCTTGCCGGAGGATATGGGCCTGTTGAGAAAGCTGGAATGCCTTTATCTGCAGCATAACGACATACTGGAACTGCCAGAGTTCGAGGGAAACGAGGCGTTGAGCGAGCTACACGCCAGCAATAATTTCATTAAG ATCATACCAAAAGCTATGTGTAGTAACTTGCCACACCTGAAGATACTGGATTTGCGGGACAATAAGATCACGGAGCTGCCCGATGAGCTGTGCCTGCTGCGCAATCTAAACCGTCTCGATGTGTCCAATAATACGATCAGCGTGCTGCCGGTCACATTGTCCTCCTTGGCCCACCTGATTAGCCTGCAGGTGGAGGGAAATCCCATAAAGACAATCAGACGCGACATCCTGCAGTGTGGAACAACGCGGATCTTAAAGACCCTGCACGATAGAGCTTTGGCCAAGGCCAAGGAGGAGGGAGGTGGCGTCGACGACGCGTCCACGTCAGCGGGCATCAGTGTTACCCGTTTGCGTGGTGGCCAAATGGACGACAGTGATATACCCGGAAACTTTCCGGATAG ATACAAACTACGACATACACGTACATTAGCTGTCAATCTGGAGGAGCTCACGTCAGTGCCTGATCAAGTGTTCCAGATCGCCAGGGATGAGGGAGTGCATGTGGTGGACTTTGCGCGCAACCAGCTGAGCACTTTGCCCAATGG ACTGCAGCACATGAAAGATCTAGTCACGGAGCTAGTTTTATCCAACAATGTCATCGGCTATGTTCCACAGTTCATCTCCCAGTTTACACGTTTATCTTTCTTGAATTTGTCCAACAATCTGTTGAATGACCTGCCCACGGAATTTGGTGTCTTGAATACATTGCGTGAACTAAACATTGCAAACAATCG cttTCCGTGTATTCCCAACTGTGTATACGAGTTGCAAGGTCTGGAGATCCTCATTGCCAGTGAGAACcacataaaaatgttaaatgtaTCGGGTCTGCAGAACATGCGACGTTTGAGCACATTGGATTTGCGCAATAACGATATTGAGACAGTGCCACCAATTTTGGGGAACCTGACAAACATAAC TCACTTGGAGCTGGTGGGCAATCCCTTTCGACAGCCCCGCCACCAAATCCTGATGAAGGGCACCGACGCCATCATGTCTTATTTGCGCGATCGCATACCCACATAG
- the LOC117142746 gene encoding leucine-rich repeat-containing protein 40 isoform X4, giving the protein MCGPYPRRRRYYQIREFQMASSADELESEDPDDELELDDPEPPTRSEDLPKRLYDINEADADSKAVNLEQLTIKEEDAWWNQVPLNNLDLSSNTLTHISPKIENLQSLTVLTLHDNALVELPPEIGKLEKLMRLNVSHNKLSQLPREMYSLPELRHLNISYNEFDELNPDISDLHMLEFLDGGHNNIQSLPGGIGFLVRLTALLLPNNHIKELPPDLVNMRSLQKIDLMHNDLTSLPEDMGLLRKLECLYLQHNDILELPEFEGNEALSELHASNNFIKIIPKAMCSNLPHLKILDLRDNKITELPDELCLLRNLNRLDVSNNTISVLPVTLSSLAHLISLQVEGNPIKTIRRDILQCGTTRILKTLHDRALAKAKEEGGGVDDASTSAGISVTRLRGGQMDDSDIPGNFPDRYKLRHTRTLAVNLEELTSVPDQVFQIARDEGVHVVDFARNQLSTLPNGLQHMKDLVTELVLSNNVIGYVPQFISQFTRLSFLNLSNNLLNDLPTEFGVLNTLRELNIANNRFPCIPNCVYELQGLEILIASENHIKMLNVSGLQNMRRLSTLDLRNNDIETVPPILGNLTNITHLELVGNPFRQPRHQILMKGTDAIMSYLRDRIPT; this is encoded by the exons ATGTGCGGTCCTTATCCGCGGAGGCGTCGCTACTACCAGATTCGCGAATTCCAGATGGCATCTTCGGCGGACGAGCTTGAAAGCGAAGATCCGGACGATGAGCTGGAACTAGATGATCCCGAACCTCCGACTCGCTCTGAAGACT TGCCCAAGCGACTGTACGACATTAATGAGGCGGATGCGGACAGCAAGGCCGTAAATCTAGAGCAGCTAACGATTAAGGAGGAGGATGCCTGGTGGAACCAAGTGCCATTGAACAACCTGGACCTGAGCTCAAACACTTTAACGCACATATCGCCAAAGATCGAGAATCTGCAATCACTTACCGTGCTTACG CTGCACGATAATGCTTTGGTGGAGTTACCACCGGAGATCGGCAAGCTGGAAAAGCTAATGCGCCTTAATGTGAGCCACAACAAGCTCAGCCAGCTGCCCCGTGAGATGTACAGTCTACCGGAGCTGCGGCACCTCAACATCTCGTACAACGAGTTCGACGAACTCAACCCGGACATCAGTGACCTTCACATGCTTGAGTTTTTG GACGGTGGGCATAACAATATTCAATCCCTGCCCGGCGGCATTGGGTTCCTGGTGCGTCTAACTGCGCTCTTGTTGCCCAATAATCACATCAAGGAACTGCCGCCCGATCTTGTTAATATGCGCT CTTTGCAAAAGATTGATCTGATGCATAACGACCTGACCAGCTTGCCGGAGGATATGGGCCTGTTGAGAAAGCTGGAATGCCTTTATCTGCAGCATAACGACATACTGGAACTGCCAGAGTTCGAGGGAAACGAGGCGTTGAGCGAGCTACACGCCAGCAATAATTTCATTAAG ATCATACCAAAAGCTATGTGTAGTAACTTGCCACACCTGAAGATACTGGATTTGCGGGACAATAAGATCACGGAGCTGCCCGATGAGCTGTGCCTGCTGCGCAATCTAAACCGTCTCGATGTGTCCAATAATACGATCAGCGTGCTGCCGGTCACATTGTCCTCCTTGGCCCACCTGATTAGCCTGCAGGTGGAGGGAAATCCCATAAAGACAATCAGACGCGACATCCTGCAGTGTGGAACAACGCGGATCTTAAAGACCCTGCACGATAGAGCTTTGGCCAAGGCCAAGGAGGAGGGAGGTGGCGTCGACGACGCGTCCACGTCAGCGGGCATCAGTGTTACCCGTTTGCGTGGTGGCCAAATGGACGACAGTGATATACCCGGAAACTTTCCGGATAG ATACAAACTACGACATACACGTACATTAGCTGTCAATCTGGAGGAGCTCACGTCAGTGCCTGATCAAGTGTTCCAGATCGCCAGGGATGAGGGAGTGCATGTGGTGGACTTTGCGCGCAACCAGCTGAGCACTTTGCCCAATGG ACTGCAGCACATGAAAGATCTAGTCACGGAGCTAGTTTTATCCAACAATGTCATCGGCTATGTTCCACAGTTCATCTCCCAGTTTACACGTTTATCTTTCTTGAATTTGTCCAACAATCTGTTGAATGACCTGCCCACGGAATTTGGTGTCTTGAATACATTGCGTGAACTAAACATTGCAAACAATCG cttTCCGTGTATTCCCAACTGTGTATACGAGTTGCAAGGTCTGGAGATCCTCATTGCCAGTGAGAACcacataaaaatgttaaatgtaTCGGGTCTGCAGAACATGCGACGTTTGAGCACATTGGATTTGCGCAATAACGATATTGAGACAGTGCCACCAATTTTGGGGAACCTGACAAACATAAC TCACTTGGAGCTGGTGGGCAATCCCTTTCGACAGCCCCGCCACCAAATCCTGATGAAGGGCACCGACGCCATCATGTCTTATTTGCGCGATCGCATACCCACATAG
- the LOC117142746 gene encoding leucine-rich repeat-containing protein 40 isoform X5, translating into MMNFSNVELGSFRGAQECDQASAFGGDFDFGHSCFTHYGCPSDMSDKAARGRGNPSTSRIPRCAQSPRQAPVVHSPRTNCAFRPIFHERSTHEDDQVLTQELWKLARKSGTLNLSNKALARVPKRLYDINEADADSKAVNLEQLTIKEEDAWWNQVPLNNLDLSSNTLTHISPKIENLQSLTVLTLHDNALVELPPEIGKLEKLMRLNVSHNKLSQLPREMYSLPELRHLNISYNEFDELNPDISDLHMLEFLDGGHNNIQSLPGGIGFLVRLTALLLPNNHIKELPPDLVNMRSLQKIDLMHNDLTSLPEDMGLLRKLECLYLQHNDILELPEFEGNEALSELHASNNFIKIIPKAMCSNLPHLKILDLRDNKITELPDELCLLRNLNRLDVSNNTISVLPVTLSSLAHLISLQVEGNPIKTIRRDILQCGTTRILKTLHDRALAKAKEEGGGVDDASTSAGISVTRLRGGQMDDSDIPGNFPDSFHTQQRQNGFQCHCPYPCQQQQMQQQFCVYEPLRNCQQYDRQTQGHIYEPENYQQQHQNGSLRSLFVQQQQQRMEYPYPGCFMYQQQQQQQFSYEQDPSSRSAVHPRWV; encoded by the exons ATGATGAA CTTCAGCAACGTAGAACTTGGCTCGTTCCGCGGTGCCCAGGAATGTGACCAGGCATCCGCATTTGGCGGCGACTTCGACTTTGGCCATTCCTGCTTCACCCACTACGGCTGTCCCAGCGACATGAGCGACAAAGCAGCCCGAGGACGGGGTAATCCCTCCACCAGCCGGATTCCTCGCTGCGCCCAAAGTCCACGCCAAGCCCCAGTGGTCCACTCACCCAGGACAAACTGTGCCTTTCGCCCGATTTTTCACGAGAGGAGCACTCACGAGGACGACCAGGTGCTCACCCAAGAACTGTGGAAGCTGGCGCGGAAATCGGGCACCCTGAATCTTTCCAACAAGGCATTGGCCAGAG TGCCCAAGCGACTGTACGACATTAATGAGGCGGATGCGGACAGCAAGGCCGTAAATCTAGAGCAGCTAACGATTAAGGAGGAGGATGCCTGGTGGAACCAAGTGCCATTGAACAACCTGGACCTGAGCTCAAACACTTTAACGCACATATCGCCAAAGATCGAGAATCTGCAATCACTTACCGTGCTTACG CTGCACGATAATGCTTTGGTGGAGTTACCACCGGAGATCGGCAAGCTGGAAAAGCTAATGCGCCTTAATGTGAGCCACAACAAGCTCAGCCAGCTGCCCCGTGAGATGTACAGTCTACCGGAGCTGCGGCACCTCAACATCTCGTACAACGAGTTCGACGAACTCAACCCGGACATCAGTGACCTTCACATGCTTGAGTTTTTG GACGGTGGGCATAACAATATTCAATCCCTGCCCGGCGGCATTGGGTTCCTGGTGCGTCTAACTGCGCTCTTGTTGCCCAATAATCACATCAAGGAACTGCCGCCCGATCTTGTTAATATGCGCT CTTTGCAAAAGATTGATCTGATGCATAACGACCTGACCAGCTTGCCGGAGGATATGGGCCTGTTGAGAAAGCTGGAATGCCTTTATCTGCAGCATAACGACATACTGGAACTGCCAGAGTTCGAGGGAAACGAGGCGTTGAGCGAGCTACACGCCAGCAATAATTTCATTAAG ATCATACCAAAAGCTATGTGTAGTAACTTGCCACACCTGAAGATACTGGATTTGCGGGACAATAAGATCACGGAGCTGCCCGATGAGCTGTGCCTGCTGCGCAATCTAAACCGTCTCGATGTGTCCAATAATACGATCAGCGTGCTGCCGGTCACATTGTCCTCCTTGGCCCACCTGATTAGCCTGCAGGTGGAGGGAAATCCCATAAAGACAATCAGACGCGACATCCTGCAGTGTGGAACAACGCGGATCTTAAAGACCCTGCACGATAGAGCTTTGGCCAAGGCCAAGGAGGAGGGAGGTGGCGTCGACGACGCGTCCACGTCAGCGGGCATCAGTGTTACCCGTTTGCGTGGTGGCCAAATGGACGACAGTGATATACCCGGAAACTTTCCGGATAG CTTTCACACCCAGCAACGGCAGAACGGATTCCAATGTCATTGTCCATATCcatgccagcagcagcaaatgcagcagcagTTTTGTGTGTATGAACCGCTCAGAAATTGTCAGCAATATGATCGCCAGACCCAGGGGCACATATATGAGCCCGAGaactaccagcagcagcatcagaaTGGCAGCTTGAGATCACTTTTtgtgcaacagcaacagcagcgaatGGAGTATCCATATCCAGGTTGCTTTATgtaccaacagcagcagcaacagcagttcTCCTATGAGCAGGATCCATCCTCTCGCTCAGCTGTCCATCCACGTTGGGTGTAG
- the LOC117142746 gene encoding leucine-rich repeat-containing protein 40 isoform X2, producing the protein MCGPYPRRRRYYQIREFQMASSADELESEDPDDELELDDPEPPTRSEDLPKRLYDINEADADSKAVNLEQLTIKEEDAWWNQVPLNNLDLSSNTLTHISPKIENLQSLTVLTLHDNALVELPPEIGKLEKLMRLNVSHNKLSQLPREMYSLPELRHLNISYNEFDELNPDISDLHMLEFLDGGHNNIQSLPGGIGFLVRLTALLLPNNHIKELPPDLVNMRSLQKIDLMHNDLTSLPEDMGLLRKLECLYLQHNDILELPEFEGNEALSELHASNNFIKIIPKAMCSNLPHLKILDLRDNKITELPDELCLLRNLNRLDVSNNTISVLPVTLSSLAHLISLQVEGNPIKTIRRDILQCGTTRILKTLHDRALAKAKEEGGGVDDASTSAGISVTRLRGGQMDDSDIPGNFPDSFHTQQRQNGFQCHCPYPCQQQQMQQQFCVYEPLRNCQQYDRQTQGHIYEPENYQQQHQNGSLRSLFVQQQQQRMEYPYPGCFMYQQQQQQQFSYEQDPSSRSAVHPRWVYKLRHTRTLAVNLEELTSVPDQVFQIARDEGVHVVDFARNQLSTLPNGLQHMKDLVTELVLSNNVIGYVPQFISQFTRLSFLNLSNNLLNDLPTEFGVLNTLRELNIANNRFPCIPNCVYELQGLEILIASENHIKMLNVSGLQNMRRLSTLDLRNNDIETVPPILGNLTNITHLELVGNPFRQPRHQILMKGTDAIMSYLRDRIPT; encoded by the exons ATGTGCGGTCCTTATCCGCGGAGGCGTCGCTACTACCAGATTCGCGAATTCCAGATGGCATCTTCGGCGGACGAGCTTGAAAGCGAAGATCCGGACGATGAGCTGGAACTAGATGATCCCGAACCTCCGACTCGCTCTGAAGACT TGCCCAAGCGACTGTACGACATTAATGAGGCGGATGCGGACAGCAAGGCCGTAAATCTAGAGCAGCTAACGATTAAGGAGGAGGATGCCTGGTGGAACCAAGTGCCATTGAACAACCTGGACCTGAGCTCAAACACTTTAACGCACATATCGCCAAAGATCGAGAATCTGCAATCACTTACCGTGCTTACG CTGCACGATAATGCTTTGGTGGAGTTACCACCGGAGATCGGCAAGCTGGAAAAGCTAATGCGCCTTAATGTGAGCCACAACAAGCTCAGCCAGCTGCCCCGTGAGATGTACAGTCTACCGGAGCTGCGGCACCTCAACATCTCGTACAACGAGTTCGACGAACTCAACCCGGACATCAGTGACCTTCACATGCTTGAGTTTTTG GACGGTGGGCATAACAATATTCAATCCCTGCCCGGCGGCATTGGGTTCCTGGTGCGTCTAACTGCGCTCTTGTTGCCCAATAATCACATCAAGGAACTGCCGCCCGATCTTGTTAATATGCGCT CTTTGCAAAAGATTGATCTGATGCATAACGACCTGACCAGCTTGCCGGAGGATATGGGCCTGTTGAGAAAGCTGGAATGCCTTTATCTGCAGCATAACGACATACTGGAACTGCCAGAGTTCGAGGGAAACGAGGCGTTGAGCGAGCTACACGCCAGCAATAATTTCATTAAG ATCATACCAAAAGCTATGTGTAGTAACTTGCCACACCTGAAGATACTGGATTTGCGGGACAATAAGATCACGGAGCTGCCCGATGAGCTGTGCCTGCTGCGCAATCTAAACCGTCTCGATGTGTCCAATAATACGATCAGCGTGCTGCCGGTCACATTGTCCTCCTTGGCCCACCTGATTAGCCTGCAGGTGGAGGGAAATCCCATAAAGACAATCAGACGCGACATCCTGCAGTGTGGAACAACGCGGATCTTAAAGACCCTGCACGATAGAGCTTTGGCCAAGGCCAAGGAGGAGGGAGGTGGCGTCGACGACGCGTCCACGTCAGCGGGCATCAGTGTTACCCGTTTGCGTGGTGGCCAAATGGACGACAGTGATATACCCGGAAACTTTCCGGATAG CTTTCACACCCAGCAACGGCAGAACGGATTCCAATGTCATTGTCCATATCcatgccagcagcagcaaatgcagcagcagTTTTGTGTGTATGAACCGCTCAGAAATTGTCAGCAATATGATCGCCAGACCCAGGGGCACATATATGAGCCCGAGaactaccagcagcagcatcagaaTGGCAGCTTGAGATCACTTTTtgtgcaacagcaacagcagcgaatGGAGTATCCATATCCAGGTTGCTTTATgtaccaacagcagcagcaacagcagttcTCCTATGAGCAGGATCCATCCTCTCGCTCAGCTGTCCATCCACGTTGGGT ATACAAACTACGACATACACGTACATTAGCTGTCAATCTGGAGGAGCTCACGTCAGTGCCTGATCAAGTGTTCCAGATCGCCAGGGATGAGGGAGTGCATGTGGTGGACTTTGCGCGCAACCAGCTGAGCACTTTGCCCAATGG ACTGCAGCACATGAAAGATCTAGTCACGGAGCTAGTTTTATCCAACAATGTCATCGGCTATGTTCCACAGTTCATCTCCCAGTTTACACGTTTATCTTTCTTGAATTTGTCCAACAATCTGTTGAATGACCTGCCCACGGAATTTGGTGTCTTGAATACATTGCGTGAACTAAACATTGCAAACAATCG cttTCCGTGTATTCCCAACTGTGTATACGAGTTGCAAGGTCTGGAGATCCTCATTGCCAGTGAGAACcacataaaaatgttaaatgtaTCGGGTCTGCAGAACATGCGACGTTTGAGCACATTGGATTTGCGCAATAACGATATTGAGACAGTGCCACCAATTTTGGGGAACCTGACAAACATAAC TCACTTGGAGCTGGTGGGCAATCCCTTTCGACAGCCCCGCCACCAAATCCTGATGAAGGGCACCGACGCCATCATGTCTTATTTGCGCGATCGCATACCCACATAG